Proteins from one Bacteroides mediterraneensis genomic window:
- a CDS encoding thiamine phosphate synthase, with protein MKLILITTPTYFVEEDKIITTLFDEGLDILHLRKPDTAPVYAERLLTLIPEKYHKRIVVHDHFYLKEEYKLKGIHLSHRNPIVPDNYSGHVSASCHTFEEVIADKKICDYVFLSPIFDSISKEGYHAGFTSEEIREAAAKGIIDKRVIALGGVDEDNILQVKDFGFGGAAILGGLWNKFNPASDYNYQELIAHFRKLKRLAD; from the coding sequence ATGAAGTTAATTTTGATAACAACCCCTACCTATTTCGTAGAGGAGGACAAGATAATCACCACTCTGTTTGACGAGGGACTGGACATTCTCCATCTGCGTAAGCCCGACACAGCACCGGTTTATGCGGAACGTCTGCTCACCCTCATTCCCGAAAAATACCATAAACGTATCGTCGTACACGACCACTTCTACCTGAAGGAGGAATACAAGCTAAAGGGTATCCACCTGAGCCACCGCAACCCGATTGTCCCCGACAATTATTCGGGACACGTGAGCGCATCGTGCCATACCTTCGAGGAGGTCATCGCTGACAAGAAGATATGCGACTACGTATTCCTCAGTCCGATATTCGACAGTATCTCCAAGGAAGGATACCATGCGGGATTCACGTCCGAAGAAATCCGTGAGGCGGCTGCCAAAGGAATCATCGACAAGCGGGTGATTGCCCTGGGAGGTGTGGACGAGGACAATATCCTCCAGGTAAAAGACTTCGGCTTCGGAGGAGCTGCCATCCTGGGCGGACTCTGGAACAAATTCAACCCGGCTTCCGATTACAATTATCAGGAACTTATCGCTCATTTCAGGAAATTGAAACGGCTGGCCGACTGA